A DNA window from Streptomyces canus contains the following coding sequences:
- a CDS encoding SRPBCC domain-containing protein produces MELHHEFTVPVPVDEAWRALLDIERGAPCMPGASVEDHDGRTVTGSVKVEVGPVTVTYREPPSSMSGTSPRTAWC; encoded by the coding sequence ATGGAACTGCACCACGAGTTCACCGTGCCGGTCCCGGTCGACGAGGCCTGGCGGGCGCTCCTCGACATCGAGCGGGGCGCGCCCTGCATGCCCGGCGCGAGTGTCGAGGACCATGACGGCAGGACCGTGACCGGCTCAGTGAAGGTCGAGGTCGGACCGGTCACCGTGACGTACCGGGAACCGCCGTCTTCGATGAGCGGGACGAGTCCGCGCACCGCGTGGTGCTGA